The Eublepharis macularius isolate TG4126 chromosome 8, MPM_Emac_v1.0, whole genome shotgun sequence genome contains a region encoding:
- the LOC129335184 gene encoding basic proline-rich protein-like encodes MCTQHPTDGPEAFKQQGPRPSAGSSPCSLEEEEAKAGLPGLRKPPSPGKGRAFQQAELAASPAWKSKRRAPAGVPALKRGRPAPWPNSRPGSNARPPPPPPPPPPPPPGPPEVKITVPGEGKAPHAGQDKGQLRQGHPRPKEPRSRPADGTTTAPPPWPGAALRPGGPGASLPPPKENRPQGTGLRRKAGQLFASPPEPRSLAQRDPTQRSIWRSASLLLSSTRHSLAELRARPREGDRSQLCGTDSRVNAPQ; translated from the exons ATGTGTACGCAGCACCCCACAG ACGGTCCCGAGGCATTCAAACAACAAGGCCCGCGGCCGAGTGCCGGATCTTCCCCCTGTagtctggaggaggaggaggctaaaGCCGGGCTGCCCGGCCTCCGGAAGCCGCCCTCTCCCGGGAAAGGCCGCGCTTTCCAGCAAGCCGAGTTGGCTGCAAGCCCCGCTTGGAAGTCCAAGCGCCGGGCACCGGCGGGAGTCCCGGCTCTGAAACGCGGCCGGCCGGCCCCTTGGCCAAACTCAAGGCCCGGAAGCAACGCCcggcctccgcctccgcctccgcctccgcctccgccccCGCCGGGGCCGCCCGAGGTCAAGATCACCGTCCCAGGGGAAGGGAAGGCGCCTCACGCCGGGCAGGACAAAGGCCAGCTCCGCCAGGGTCATCCCCGCCCGAAGGAGCCGCGATCGAGACCGGCGGATGGGACAacgaccgcccccccccctt GGCCGGGGGCAGCCCTGCGGCCGGGCGGGCCTGgagcctcccttcctcctccgaAAGAAAACCGGCCGCAAGGAACGGGGCTGCGCCGCAAAGCCGGGCAGCTTTTCGCCTCGCCTCCCGAGCCCCGTTCCCTCGCGCAGCGCGATCCTACTCAGCGGTCAATCTGGCGGAGTGCGAGCTTGCTCCTGA GCAGCACAAGGCACAGCCTGGCCGAGCTCCGTGCCAGGCCCCGGGAAGGCGACCGGAGTCAACTCTGCGGAACTGACTCCCGAGTAAACGCGCCTCAGTAG